The window CCATCCGGATCGATGGGCGGCTACAGGAACGTAGGAGCGAGAGGAGGTCTGATTCCAGTCCCAGTTGCTCGCCCAAGGATCTCACCTTGCCTCTGAGGTTACCCGAGTCCCCCTGAGAATCTCTGAGGTCTGCTGACTCGCCTCTTCCGGAGCCGATGCAACGCGGCAGAGCTAGGATGTCTCCAGACGAACGTTTACACAGACTTAACAcaaagagttgtctgtattgcgggactACCGGTCATTATGTGTCTACCTATCCATTAAGACCAGGCTCATCAGTAGGTACGAGTACTCTGTTGATAGacaacagctcagtgttcaacaccatagttctctccaagctcatcaccaagctagggCCCCTGGAGttgaacccctccctctgcaactggatcctggacttcctgacaggccggccCCAGGTGATGAAGATAGGGAACAACACCTCCGCcaagctgaccctcaacacggagGCCTATCAGGGGCCTGTGCTTagccccatcctgtactccctgttcccccacatcagtaagaccaaggagctgattgtgaacTTGAGGAGAGAGCATGTCCCCATCCACATCTAATTGGGCTGATGTgtagtgggtcgagagcttcaagttccttggcgtccacatcactaaggacttaacatggtccacacttACCCGCAAGGTCATGAAGATGGCACGGCAGTGCCTCtttccctcaggaggctgaaaagatttgggatgggccctcagatcctcaaaaggttctacagctgcacaatcgagagcatcttgacaggctgcatcaccgcttgacATGGCAATTGCACCGCCCTTGACCTCAAAGTGCTACAAATTCCCCTCCAACTGGAGGCGGTGTCAGTGGGTCACAGGTCAACAAACATGTAGAGCTGGGTTGCTCTCTTTCAAGTATACTGTGGTATTTACAGTTTACTAACGTATACTGTACATACTTTAGTATTACTATAGTTAAACAACTATAGTATTTacagtagtgtttttgcagacttacCTTCAGCACAAATGCTATGAGCAAATTTTCCATAAGCTGTAGGGAACAAAATATACTACTGGTATGGTCTATATTTGGCATGTATGTTTCTCAATCACGGGTGGCATCAATTGGGATATGGGGGAGGGCTATGGCTATAAgcaaatcaaattaaatattaGCATATCAATTCAGTGTgcagtatagtattctacagaaTGTTCTACAGTAAGTACCACACATGATCAAGGGATaccacagtgtgtagtatagtattctacagtataccacaaaATTCTATCGTATGTACTACGCATGATTCAGGGATACCACAGTGTGTAGTATTGTATACTGCAAAAtgatatagtaagtactacacatgatcgagggataccACAGTgcgtagtatagtattctacagtatattacaaaATTGAGGGATACTAttgtacagtgtgtagtatagtattctacactAGACTGGTAAattatatagtaagtactacacatgaaaaaatccatgcaacttactacatgacttgttaagcaaagttttactcctgaacttattttggctTCCTATAACAAAGCGGTTCAATACTTATTGACATAAAAAaactcagcttttcatttttattaatttaaagaaaataaataaaaaacataatatcaaatcaaattgtatttgtcacatgcgccgaatacagcaggtgtagaccttacagtgaaatgtttacttacaagccataaccaacaatgcagttataaaaataaaaattaaaaaaagaagctaataataagaagaaatattagtaacaaataattaaagagaagaagtaaaataacaatagcgaggctatataaaagagggggggacaatgcaaatagtctgggtagacatttaATTAGAtgctcaggagtcttatggcttgggggtagaagctgtttagaagcctcttggacctaaacttggcactccggtactgcttgccgtgcggtagcttagagaacagcctatgactagggtggctggaatctgacaatttttagggccttcctctgacaccgcctggtatagaggtcctggatggcatgacgcttggccccagtgatgtactgggccgtacgcactaccctctgtgccttgctgtcggaggccgagcagttgccataccaggcaatgatgcaactagtcaggatgctctcgatggtgcatcatTGTGAAGTATTGTATGTTTTGTGACAAACTTCTATTCGGAGCTGTTTTTCCCTGCAATTTAATtctcccgtgtatgatagttttggcctgcctcactaatgaagccttttgcctattccctgcctgtactttagcctatcggatttcctgttatcaacctaatgcctgatctcccggatgacgttactagccttttccctgcctgtactgttgccttgttggacccctgtgtatgaccttctgcctgcccctggacccagctacctgcctcctcctgtggtcctttacaaataaacacctgctgtgccctgagcttgaaaccagctctctgtctcccatcgtgttcattacagtTTCACATAATGAAAAATTATCCTGTGAATTTGTCCATGCTAATCAAGACAGGATCAGTGAAAATAAATCGTTTATTGTGTAGAAAGTGTTTGTTGTGAGCACAAATAAAGCCCTTACTAACACTGAGCCTATTACAAACATCCCAATGCACATACTATTCTATTATGTCTGGTGCAAATTAATGAAATTAAAGGTACTGATACATTTTTTCAATAAAGGAACACTCCTTAAtttgcctttaaaaaaatactCTTTATTGTTTTTATGCCTTTTAAACAAACATCAAACTAAATGAACACACTTTCTGAAGGGAGTGGTTAATGTAAAGTAATCAGTCTAATGATTGAtaggtaaaacattttagaatttaATCCACACCTTTCTCGAAAGTGGACATGGTGGTGAAACACTATATTTTGGTAGTATATTATCATCCCCCTAAAGGACCTTCAGTTCATGAAATGTGACCCAACTTTCAAACCAACTCCAATTAATTTGCCCCATCCTGGAGTCATTAGAGCAGCGGTTCCAATGTTATCCAGAGCTAGCTTCCACGTTGAGGGCTTAGCTTTTTCCTGTTCCTCCTGCTCCTTCCTGAGGTCCTTTATCTGTGCCTCCATTTCTTGTGCTTTGCAATGAAACCCTTCCTTGAGGAGGTCTTCCTTCTCCTGAAATGACCAACATCGCTTAAATCACTAAAAGCATCTTACCTCTCTATTGAGCTGTATTCTTGTCCTCTGAATTAGTACGACCAACTACCAATGAAGAATGTCACTTGCAAATGAAGAAAACACTTTGCTACTGTAGTTTGCAATAGATGTATATTAATTCTGTATAACTTTACAATACGGTAAGCACAAATCAAGTCTATCAAAAGTACCAAGCAGTTACTACAACCAAAAATACTGTATCATAGTTATTAGGCTGTGAGGCTAACAAAATCTTACAAAACTTTGTGAAATAGAAAACAAATTCAAAGTGCAAAAGGTGACTAAAAATGCAGACAAACTGTAAACAAAACTGTCAAATAAAGACTGTTTTGGAAAATCATGTTAGGTATTTTGAGGGGACTATCCCTTAACCCCAAATCAATATACTGCCTGCTGGTCTCCATTATTACGGTTCCTACCTTGAGTTTGGCCTCCAGAACTCTATTGTACTCCACTTTAGCATTTTCCTTGTCAGCCTCCATCTTCTCCAACAGCTGTTTCTTATGCTCTTCATGTGTTCTCTTCTGATCGTCCATCAGCAtttcctggactctgatctgctCTTCCATGGTTCGTTTCTCTTGCTCAGACGCCTCCCTTTTCGCTTTCTcctctaaagagagagagagagcaaaatcaagaaaatgtatttcatttatatatttttgtcattttgGGCAACACAATAGGTTACATTTTCCTCGTCTGTCATGGTAAATGATTTTAGGAAAACCATAGTACACAGCCCTTGTGTTTTTATTAAAGGTAAAGTTGCAAAGATTACTGTTTGCCACTCACTGGATAATGAATGGATGGATAATAGGATTATTAATAGGATGGATAATGGATAATTGGATAATTGGATGGATAATTCTAACAAAGGTCCTCACCTTCGGCCTTCAATTCAGCTTCAGTTAGAGACTGGTCTGCTGACAGGATGGCCTGACCAGTGCTTTCCTTGTCATTCAGGTACTTCTTCAGTACCTCTTCAGCCTAGAACCACACACATGTATGTttgcacacacacatgataagagACGATAAGAACAGAACCTCAACCTCCAATACACACGGCACCAGTCTTCCGTTTTGACCAATCAGTGAGGTTGTGTTAGATGCAAGTCCAACATACCTTCACTCCTTTGCCTCCTGTTGATCTGTATTCGCTGGTCATCATTTTGAGATCATCGCAGTAGTGTTTGTATCCTCCAGGGGTCATGTAGGAACCATTCCTAAGTTGGACCTTTAGGGGAGCAAATATGTGTTCGATGATGTGCGTGCATGCCCTCTGGGATTCCTGCGAGTTTTTCTCAAGGATTGTTGAATATACTTCTTGAAGCGCTTTCTAAGAGAAACATGAACGGGTTGGTTAGAGAAAAGAGGTTATGTCCAAACATGTATTTGAACTCCACTGTGATGTTTATGACATACTTTTGTCTAACAGAATTAAAATAAttaaatgttttgtgtttttattggtcacataaaaaTTTAAACCGATGTTATTGtcggtgtagcgaaatgcttgtgttcctggctccaacagtgcagttgtatctaacaatacacaacaatatacacaaatcttaaagtaaaataatggaatgaagaaatataaggacgagcaatgttggagtggcattgactaaaatacagtagaatagaatacagtatatacatatgagatgagtaaagcagtatgtaaacattattaaagtgactagtgttccattattaaagtggccagtgattccatgtctatgtatatagggcagtagCCTCTAAGGTgaagggttgagtaactgggtggtagctggTTAGTGATTTGTGGTATAATGTCAGAAAGCACCAAAACTCTTCTCAAATTAGGTATTTTGTTTTACCACTTGAGGGGGGTGGGGTCATGGGTCAAATGTCTTTAAAGGGATGGTTCACCCCAATTACAAAAACATATTGGTTTTCCTTGTCTtgtcagcagtctatggacaagataAGACAACAATCCGCACTTTATCTTTGTTTACCTTGGCTTTGTTTCCAAATGCTAACCTTTTAGCATTTTTGTCAAAAAAACAATGCAAGTTGATATCTCCGATATTAGCATTTTATCATAGTTTCATGCTCAAATAATCTTAATGTAACTTTTTTGTGCTAATACATTTTGGAAACTTGGGTATATTTGTGTgatgtgaactatccctttaatttatacatttttgcataaGTATTGATTGATTCATTAATTGGTTTGAGATCCGAAACAATGATTTATGACCGTCCATTAAGAGTGGAGCAGATATAAAATCCAATTTACATATACGTTAAACGCAAATGTGTTGCTTGAGGGGAGAAAAATGTTTGGGCTATTTTGCAAAGAGCAAACTGTTTTCAAAGTTCAGTTAATTGTTTTGAGAGCATGGAACTTTTTTTCCCAAGACGCACCAAAATAAAAACTTTCATCCTCCCAAATGCAACCCATGTAATCATGGGTTGCACCTCCATCACTCGGTCGCATCATATCATTGTTATGAACATTCGAAAGACACCGTAGCCACAGTGACCCCCGAAAGTCGAGGAGTGCTCAGTCATTCTTAAAGGCTTATGATTGTTTAGTCTAAATTACACTATAGTTGCTTGGAAATACATTGACATTGCTAATGTATGCAATAATTAGTAAGAAACAACTTTGTCATCATTATGATGTCAtcaaatttactttagacagatggcaatgttaccattagctagcaaagtttgtcaaaaatacctagcaatgctaatgttagctagctaaaacccGTTTCTCTCCCctcacttagctagctagctaacattatacgGCATCTAAAGTAAAtctgatgacatcacaatgatgacaaaaggttttcctactaattattAGCCTCCTATTGAAATGTCATCGCGTTTCCAAGCCACTATAATGCAAGTCGGAGAAAATCTTCATTAGCTCCAATTGAGAATGAATTGAGTAGACTGTTCAGTCCTCCAGAGTAGTGTACTACGATGCAAGATAAAAGAGTTAGCTATTTAACTTCGGTCAACTCTGAGTTAAACTCGGGATAGCCGGTGACACAAAGGTGGCTCAACTTTTAGCCACCTACGAATCCTTCAGATCTAACCTGCTCTGGGTCAAGGTAAGTCAGGACTAATtcatagagacagatatagaggactCTAATGCCCAAATGGTTTTACATGGGCATCCTCCATTGAagacttttttttttctcaaaatttTGAAGTAGTCATCTGGATGGGTCTTCCTTtaggttaaggaaggatcacatgatTCCATCTGGTTCATCAGGAGGGATTGACCAATGAATTATACTCATGAGCAAACAgtccataactgcaggtggcagtaaattacaaaccttggctttatacctgttcaaacaacataCTCTAGGTGACAGAAcacaccctttcagtttgtttgccaACTCATAGAAGTAGAAGAAGACAATTGACTATTTCAAAATGTATatggcctcaatggcgctgcccatgctctcACAGAGGCCAAAATGGGACAGATATAATAATGCAATTTCTATCTAAGTCCATGGGCTATCTCCATTTATCCTGAATGAAGTGTATGTTGCAAGTTGAAGACCAATGAAATCATATTCCCTCCCTCTCAAAAAGATTGTGTCATCATCCTCTTCAGTTGACGAAGACGACTGATTAAATATTGTATTAATCAATGGTTTTGTATGTTAAAAATAATATTATTAAAATGCCTATCACATTACACATTCAATTTTTGTAATAACAGGAAACATTTGCAACTTCACGCAGAAGAGATTTCGGTCTAAATGTAAATGTGGCACTGACTCGCCCATGGATTGATGTTGCCACTTGTGACATGAACGCGCACTAACAAGCCTGGCTTGAACAGGCTCGGGTAAGAGGCTGGTGCACAATCAATATCCACCTTCGTAACATGGATGAAGcttgagctggaatgtgaagctaactgaacctAGCTAACTTTAGAAAAGCCCGAGTACATCTAGATAGATGTGTAGTACTCCACTCAGTCCCGAAGAGAACCTTAATGACAATATTATGATGCAATGTGCAAACCATGAATATAATATATTCCCATACCATGAGCTCCTTCTGGTACTTCTGGTCTTCATCCTTGAATGAACTATTCATGAAGATGgccactgcctccctctccatGGAAGCATGAACCATAGACAGCTGCTGCTGGGTCTCAGTGGGAAAGACCACCATCTTTGCCATGCTCTGCTGGTAGTAGGCCTTGGCCTTTTCAAGGGCACTGGAGTTCTCAATCTGGGACAGCGCCACTACAGCATTGTCCAGGCAGGGTACCTGCCCACTCCGTATCATGTCAACGTACATCTCTGTCAGGTTCCCGAGCACTGCATAGGAAAAATGGGGCTTAGCACATCTGGCagtagtatttgtagtagtagtgatggtggtggatgtagtagtttaagtagtaatgatggtagtagcagtagtagcagtggtgtTGGTAGTGATTTTAGTGGTGGATGGTTGTTGTGttacaatgagtgtacaaaacattaagaactccttcagaacagcctcaattcgtcggggcatggactctacaaggtgtcaaaagcattccacagggatactggcccatgttgactccaatgcttcccacagtcaaGTTGCCttgatgtccttttggtggtggaccattcttgaaacacacgggaaactgttgagtgtgaaaaaccctgcAGCATTGGAgtccttgacacaaaccggtgcacctggcacctactaccataccccgttgaaaggcacttaaatattttgtcctgcccattcaccctctgaatggcacatatacacagtccatgtctcaattgcatCAAAACTTAAAAATCCCTgtttacctgtttcctccccatcatctacactgatcgtacataatgtttctatcactgtctcttatgaccgaaaataacttctggatatcagaacaccGATTACTGACCTCATATTGGatgaagattttttctttaacgagtcggacgcgAAGGGTATACTTCAGATACCCGACAAGGCCCACATCCCcatcattcgcatgaagaagagaTGTAAATATTGGGGAtgtaggtcggggtgccttgtaaggatccgatgATGCGTGAGTAATCCCCCTCTatcatcagtcctattagccaacgtgcaatcattggataaccaAATGGATGAGCTCTGATCAAggctatcctaccaacgggacattaaaaactgtaatatcttatatttCACCGAGTAGTGGCCGAAcaacgacatggataacatacagctggcggcaTTTTCGGTCCATCGGCAACATAGAACAGCTGcttccggtaagacaaggggtggcagtctgtatctatttgtcaataacagctggtgaacaaaatctaatattaaggacatctcaaggttttgctcgcctgaggtacaatatctcatgataagctgtagaccccACTATTTactaagagagttttcatctgtattttttgtaactgtctatataccaccacaaaccgatgctggcactaagacggcagtcaacgagctgtatacggccataagcaaacaagaaaatactcatccagaggcggtgctcctagtggccgtggacttcaatgcagggaaacttaaaccCGTTTTTAGCTAATCTCTACCAGCAtcttaaatgtgcaaccagaggaaaaaaaactctaggccaccttttctccacacacagaaatgcgtacaaagctctccctcgccctccatttggcaaacctGACCATTACTCTATCctactgattcctgcttacaagcaaaaactaaagcaggaagaaccagtgactcgctcaataaggaagtggtcagatgacacagatgctaagctacatgactgttttgcttgcacagactggaatatgtttccgggattcttccgatggcattgaggagtacaccacctcagtcactggcttcatcaataaatgcatcaatgacgtcgtccccacagagaccgtacgtacataccccaaacagaagccatggattataggcaacatccacacagagccaaagggtagagctgccactttcaaggagcgggactctaacagggaggcttataagaaatcccgctatgccctccgacgaaccatctaACCCTGCAAAGCGGCAATACAGgcctaagattgaatcgtactacaccagctccgaagCTCGTTGGAtgtagcagggcttgcaaactattacggactacaaagcgaagcacagccatgagctgcccagtgacatgagcctaccagacgagttaaataacttttatgcttgcttcgaggcaagcaacactgaagcatgcatgagagcatcagctcttcaggacgactgtgtgatcacgctctccgtagccgatgtgagtaagacctttaaacaggtcaacattcacagggccgcagggccagatggattaccaggacgtgtactccgagcatgcgctgaccaactggcaagtgtcttcactgacattttcaacctgtccctgcccgagtctgtaataccaacatgtttcaagcagaccaccatagtactTGTGCTCAAGAACaccaaggcaacctgcctaaatgactcccgacctgtagcactcatgtcggtagccatgaagtgctttgaaaggctggtcatggctcacatcaacacaattatcccagaaaccctagacccacaatttgcataccgccccaacagatccacagatgatacaatctctattgcactccacactgccctttcccacctggacaaaaggaacacctacgtgagaatgctattctttGACTAcggctcagcattcaacaccattgtgccctcaaagctcatcactaagctaaggaccttgggtctgaatacctccctctgcaactggatcctggacttcctgacgggccgctcccaggttttaagggtaggtaacaacccatctgccacgctgatcctcaacacaggggcccctcaggggtgcacgCTCAGTccccgcaaggcactacagagggtagtgcatatggcccaatacatcactggggccaatcttcctgctatccaggacctgtatactcgtcggtgtcagaggaagaaatTGCCAAggtctccagccaccctagtcatagactgttctctctgctactgcacggcaagcggtaccggagcactaTATCTAGGTCCAAAAGccttcttaacagcttcttcaaatggctacctggactatttgcattgtccccacgCAACCCCCCgatttttacactactgctactctctgtttattatccatatatagtcactttacctctacctacatgtacatattacctcaattacctcgactaaccggtgcacccgcacattgactctgaaccggtaccccccgtatatagcctcgctactgttaattaattaatgtatttattttttacttcagttaatTTTTGTAAATACTTTCTTCTTAAaatggcattgttggttaagggcttgtaagtaagcatttcactgtaaggttgtgttgtattcggcgcatgtgacaaataacattttattttatttgattgaagtagatttaacaagtgacatcaatacgggatcgtagctttcacctggattcacctggtcattctatgtcgtggaaagagcaggttttctTAATGTTTGATATACTCAGTGTATGGTAGTAGAAATAGAGGTTGTAGTAATAAAGAGGTAAAAGTAGACATGGTAGTTGTGGTAGCAGCAGCACCATTGGAAAAAAGCAATTGTAGTGGAATATTTTCCATTATACCCAATAGACACACACTGTATTTTCTCACACCTATATGATAGTTTAAATACTCACTTTTACCAGTGACTTTCAGGCCACCTATCATGGTCTTAGTCTTGACTTCTTTAAATAAGTGGTCACAGAAGTCTCTGGACTGCTTCACAAAGGAGGGTTCCAAGTCAGCATCTGTCAACTCCTCCATGCGTTTCATTTTCTCAGAGTTGGCAGGACGTTCAAAGACAAAACACCAACGGGGGGAAAAGAATTTCCGCAGACAATCACGAGGCAGGTTGTATTTAACAATCTTGTTGCTCGTACCTTTGAAAAAAATAACATAAATGAACAGATAGAACAAATTACAAGACAGCAATcgatgttgttgttttgtttacctGACCACTGTCTCCAAATGTTAATTCTCCAAATCATCTTAAAGTAACTTAAATGAGCTATACAATCAATTGAAGAAACTttaggatgatttggacatgaaatGTCAAAAATGCTAATATCAGGACCATTGATATGAACAAATTAGCATTTGTaaacagtggccaggtaaacaaaaccaaagcatggattgctgtcttaCTTTGGCAATAGACTGATTGCAAGGTAAGGAAACTAAAATGTAATTTGGTAGAACTCTCATTTTAAGTAGAACTTTAAGTACCATATATTAAGTATCATTGATCCATGTGTAGTATTCTCACCTTGTTTCCGTTTAAGAGCATTCTCCAGGTACTGATGTGCAGTGATGGGTTTTCCATCAAGCTTTAACTCTAGTCCGAAATCTCTGACTGCCCACACAAAAGACGGAAAGAAACGGACATAGTCTGCAGATTCATCAATGTCTCCCTCAACCGACTTCACCTTAATGTGGTCTGTCAGTTCTGTCACATAGCTTTAGGGGGCGGTGTTGAGGACAATAACCCAGACATATCCAGACTTAGTTAGATGACAGATCTTTGTTTCTGTCCCATCATGGCATCTGTgagagcatgggcagcgccattgaagccatctccattttgaagtagaaATTTTTTCCCCACTACTACTTCTATCAGTTGGTAAACAAATTGAAAGGGTAcatactgccacctggagtgtTGTTTGAAtaggtataaagccaaggttggcTAATTACTGTCACCTGCAGTTATGGACTGTTTGCTCATGAGTATAATTAATTGGCTGACCCCTCCTGATAACCTGGATGGAATTGTGTGGTCCTTTCTTAACCCATAGTAAGTTGTACCCAGTtcactactttaaaatggtggaagtcctcaatggcaatgtccatgcaaAAACGGGTTATGTAGTGATCGCTATCTCTCTATGATCCCCACACTGAGGTTGTGACCAGATTCTACAGGGTACTGCTATTTAGAACATTATTT is drawn from Oncorhynchus tshawytscha isolate Ot180627B linkage group LG05, Otsh_v2.0, whole genome shotgun sequence and contains these coding sequences:
- the LOC112250449 gene encoding guanylate-binding protein 1, which codes for MAGQTVSMKGPVCLIENDSDGKLCVVRSALETLSQIEQHVVVVAVVGLYRTGKSYLMNKLAGTNKGFALGATIQSQTKGIWMWCVPHPIKSDHTLVLLDTEGLGDVEKGDDSNDNWIFSLAVLLSSTLVYNSMGTIDNYALEKLHYVTELTDHIKVKSVEGDIDESADYVRFFPSFVWAVRDFGLELKLDGKPITAHQYLENALKRKQGTSNKIVKYNLPRDCLRKFFSPRWCFVFERPANSEKMKRMEELTDADLEPSFVKQSRDFCDHLFKEVKTKTMIGGLKVTGKMLGNLTEMYVDMIRSGQVPCLDNAVVALSQIENSSALEKAKAYYQQSMAKMVVFPTETQQQLSMVHASMEREAVAIFMNSSFKDEDQKYQKELMKALQEVYSTILEKNSQESQRACTHIIEHIFAPLKVQLRNGSYMTPGGYKHYCDDLKMMTSEYRSTGGKGVKAEEVLKKYLNDKESTGQAILSADQSLTEAELKAEEEKAKREASEQEKRTMEEQIRVQEMLMDDQKRTHEEHKKQLLEKMEADKENAKVEYNRVLEAKLKEKEDLLKEGFHCKAQEMEAQIKDLRKEQEEQEKAKPSTWKLALDNIGTAALMTPGWGKLIGVGLKVGSHFMN